A single genomic interval of Microbulbifer variabilis harbors:
- a CDS encoding TonB-dependent receptor codes for MIYVKLLPATIALLVGQVNYAHAQESSKQSVQDDSEIEEIVVLGRMFETELRSLELQRESNRIVNVVSADGIGKLPDRNAAEAVQRVAGVSIERDQGEGRFVAVRGLPSQWSSSSLNGHRLPSAEEETTSRATAFDFFPSELIERIEVSKSVTADQEGDSIGGNVNFVTRTAPEERTLDISLSGGYADKADGDIKSMSILYGDRSEGGKWGFLANVTGWSRDWATDNYEPRRKGEGIYRLELRDYTGTRDTLGLNLATEYRLEEGGKIFARGLYGTLEDEETHYKHRLRFDKDRMELQHIHNTLITRMQGVEVGGEHFFGDDKQLNWNLASYDNEFRYGNTPNKDDRSYFVMRFDQTEVGYVGLDDDGLAYNQIDGGTDPAENIPTHLPDGFVMDPSQSSLSWVELYKVYVNEKDKVIATFDFSSQFSSELELKFGMKYRDKERVSEFSDAFYSWDEENYGPAPALSDFTLSDQPGRNDFLSELDINYDSQFSQVASMSQLENFWNQNRDKFILIPEESALVENGGALGRNFELTERHLSAYGMGNYELSDRAILVMGLRLTQTQTKVESQVFVNDEANNGYLVPFNGDKEYLSILPSAHLKYALTEDSNIRLALTRTFARPDFGDLNPGGYYAEHDNEFIGGNPDLDPTYSWNLDLMYEYYFDDSGILSAGLFYKDITDPIFKDVKEGEYNGVLGIDIYSPENGEDAWLRGLEFNLVRKMDFLPGFLSNIGLSTNLTMMDSEMRIPGRDGVVPISRQADLLHNLSIYYDDGTFSIRLAQNHKGEYIEEHGSNKNEDQYYGAYTSLDMSANYTIGDNLVIFAEALNLTNEPLTYYIGNKDRPKQVEYYGVRGQLGFRYSFF; via the coding sequence ATGATTTATGTCAAATTATTGCCTGCAACGATTGCTCTGCTGGTGGGACAAGTAAATTACGCTCATGCACAAGAAAGTAGTAAGCAGAGTGTCCAGGATGATAGCGAAATAGAAGAGATTGTTGTGCTTGGACGAATGTTTGAGACAGAGTTACGTTCCCTGGAGTTACAGAGGGAATCCAACCGGATTGTTAATGTGGTATCGGCAGATGGTATAGGAAAGTTACCGGATCGTAACGCCGCAGAGGCAGTTCAAAGAGTCGCAGGCGTATCTATCGAGCGTGACCAGGGGGAAGGACGGTTTGTGGCTGTGCGTGGCCTCCCGTCCCAATGGAGTTCTTCTAGCCTTAATGGTCATCGTTTGCCATCTGCAGAAGAGGAAACTACCAGCAGGGCTACGGCGTTTGATTTCTTTCCATCGGAGCTGATTGAACGTATTGAGGTCTCTAAGTCTGTTACCGCGGATCAGGAAGGTGACTCTATTGGCGGCAATGTTAATTTTGTGACTCGTACAGCCCCTGAAGAACGCACTTTGGATATATCCCTATCTGGTGGCTATGCGGATAAAGCCGACGGTGATATTAAATCCATGAGCATTCTTTATGGGGATAGAAGTGAAGGTGGTAAATGGGGATTTTTGGCCAATGTAACTGGTTGGAGCAGGGATTGGGCAACAGATAACTACGAGCCCCGCCGTAAAGGGGAGGGAATATATCGATTGGAACTGCGGGATTATACCGGAACCAGAGATACCCTGGGGTTAAACCTTGCTACTGAATACCGATTGGAAGAAGGAGGTAAGATTTTTGCTCGTGGTTTGTATGGGACATTAGAAGATGAGGAGACACATTACAAGCACAGGTTGCGGTTCGATAAAGATAGAATGGAACTTCAGCATATCCACAATACTTTGATAACACGTATGCAAGGTGTTGAAGTTGGTGGAGAGCACTTTTTTGGTGATGATAAGCAGCTGAATTGGAATTTAGCCAGCTATGATAATGAATTCCGCTATGGGAATACACCCAATAAAGATGATCGCTCTTATTTTGTAATGCGTTTTGATCAAACGGAAGTAGGTTATGTTGGTCTGGATGATGATGGGCTGGCTTACAACCAAATCGATGGTGGTACTGACCCAGCAGAAAATATACCCACTCACCTCCCGGATGGTTTTGTAATGGACCCAAGCCAGTCCAGCCTATCTTGGGTTGAACTATATAAAGTGTATGTCAACGAAAAGGATAAAGTGATAGCCACTTTTGACTTTTCTTCCCAGTTTTCCAGTGAGCTGGAGTTAAAGTTCGGTATGAAATATCGGGACAAGGAACGGGTGTCTGAATTCTCCGATGCATTTTACAGTTGGGATGAGGAAAACTATGGGCCTGCCCCAGCTCTCTCTGACTTTACCTTGTCTGATCAGCCTGGCAGAAATGATTTCCTATCAGAGTTGGATATCAACTATGACTCCCAATTCTCTCAGGTTGCTTCAATGTCTCAATTGGAGAATTTTTGGAACCAAAACCGGGATAAATTCATTTTGATTCCCGAAGAATCAGCTCTAGTTGAAAATGGAGGGGCTCTTGGGCGAAATTTTGAGCTAACAGAGAGGCACCTATCGGCTTATGGTATGGGTAATTATGAGCTTTCAGATAGAGCCATTCTTGTAATGGGTTTACGACTCACTCAGACCCAAACGAAGGTGGAAAGCCAGGTATTTGTTAACGATGAAGCTAATAACGGCTATTTGGTGCCGTTTAATGGTGATAAAGAGTATTTATCCATTCTACCATCGGCACATCTAAAATATGCGCTCACAGAGGATAGCAATATCAGGCTCGCGCTGACCAGAACCTTTGCCAGGCCGGACTTTGGTGACCTGAATCCGGGAGGGTACTATGCCGAGCACGATAATGAGTTTATAGGAGGTAATCCAGATCTTGATCCTACTTACTCTTGGAATCTGGATTTGATGTATGAGTACTACTTTGATGACTCGGGGATTTTATCTGCTGGTTTATTTTATAAAGATATTACAGATCCAATTTTTAAAGATGTAAAAGAAGGTGAATACAATGGGGTGTTAGGAATCGATATTTATAGTCCGGAAAATGGTGAAGATGCGTGGCTGAGGGGATTGGAATTTAATCTGGTGCGAAAAATGGATTTCCTTCCCGGATTTCTTTCAAATATTGGGTTATCGACAAATTTAACTATGATGGATTCAGAAATGCGTATTCCGGGCCGTGATGGTGTAGTGCCGATTTCCCGTCAAGCTGATTTATTACATAATCTCTCTATCTATTATGATGATGGTACCTTCTCCATTCGCCTAGCTCAAAACCATAAGGGGGAGTATATTGAAGAGCATGGTAGCAATAAAAATGAAGACCAGTACTACGGTGCTTACACAAGCCTGGATATGAGTGCAAATTATACGATTGGGGACAATTTAGTTATTTTTGCTGAGGCCTTAAACCTTACGAATGAACCTTTAACTTATTATATTGGTAATAAAGATAGGCCAAAGCAAGTTGAGTATTATGGGGTTCGTGGTCAACTGGGCTTTCGTTATAGTTTTTTTTAG
- a CDS encoding DUF5690 family protein, giving the protein MNIPCEYINEKFLPSGMVIELKKRLSQKRNHKHLKSGLDQMAAIDKMEKTGKKQESDSSEDFNSELFLLLFSGVAAFFTYFCMYAFRKPFAAASYANISGWEFTLDFKTALIISQVLGYAFSKIIGIKVVSELRPLQRGRMLVILILFSHLALIAFALIPAPYNVVMLFFNGLPLGMVWGLVFSYLEGRRLTEALGTILCVSLIVSSGAVKAVAAYLMLEWKVPEIWMPATVGLLFLPALILSTFTLSRIPQPNQADIRARKQRVPMTNEMRWTFVNETNLGLLALIIAYVFLTAFRDFSDNFAAELWQALGHGQAPQIFLTSTLPVALIVLASLALLIFVRNNYRALQLNQLLVAAGGAICITSTLAFELDIVSGAAWMIGINIGLYIGYVPFNCLLFERLVACTKSLGNAGFVIYLADSAGYIGSISVMLYKTFAQPNLNWLQFTQQLSYATGFACILLMLLSLLFFRRLHRNSSSRLRLITSPV; this is encoded by the coding sequence GTGAATATTCCCTGCGAATATATAAATGAAAAATTTTTACCATCTGGAATGGTTATTGAACTTAAAAAAAGACTGTCACAAAAACGCAATCATAAGCACCTAAAATCTGGTCTAGACCAAATGGCAGCTATCGATAAAATGGAAAAAACCGGTAAAAAACAGGAATCTGATTCCAGTGAAGATTTCAACAGTGAGCTTTTCTTGCTACTCTTTTCCGGAGTTGCTGCATTCTTCACTTATTTTTGTATGTATGCTTTCCGCAAGCCCTTTGCAGCAGCATCTTACGCCAACATTTCCGGCTGGGAATTCACTCTAGACTTTAAAACCGCACTTATAATTTCCCAAGTACTGGGTTATGCGTTTTCAAAAATTATCGGGATTAAGGTTGTCTCAGAGTTACGGCCATTGCAGCGGGGAAGAATGCTGGTAATTCTAATTCTTTTCAGTCATCTGGCCTTGATAGCATTCGCATTGATCCCCGCTCCTTATAATGTTGTCATGCTTTTTTTTAATGGTCTCCCACTTGGAATGGTGTGGGGACTAGTATTCAGCTATTTAGAGGGGCGTCGTCTTACTGAAGCACTAGGCACCATTTTATGTGTTAGCTTAATCGTCTCTTCAGGAGCCGTAAAAGCAGTAGCCGCATATCTAATGCTGGAATGGAAAGTGCCGGAAATCTGGATGCCTGCAACCGTGGGCTTATTATTTCTACCTGCACTGATTCTATCGACATTTACACTCAGTAGAATTCCCCAACCCAACCAAGCAGACATCCGTGCACGAAAACAAAGAGTACCAATGACGAATGAAATGCGTTGGACTTTCGTCAACGAAACGAATCTGGGATTGTTGGCTTTAATCATCGCTTATGTATTCCTAACGGCATTTCGTGACTTCTCTGATAATTTCGCTGCAGAGCTTTGGCAAGCTTTGGGTCATGGTCAAGCACCCCAGATCTTCCTTACCAGCACTCTACCCGTGGCATTGATAGTTTTAGCATCCCTGGCGCTACTTATTTTTGTACGTAACAACTATCGCGCATTGCAGCTAAACCAGCTATTAGTCGCGGCTGGGGGAGCAATCTGCATAACTTCAACTCTCGCATTTGAGTTAGATATTGTATCCGGGGCTGCCTGGATGATTGGGATCAATATCGGGCTCTATATAGGCTATGTTCCATTTAACTGTTTATTATTTGAACGTCTGGTCGCCTGCACCAAGAGCCTAGGTAACGCAGGATTTGTGATTTATCTGGCAGATAGTGCGGGTTATATCGGCAGCATTAGTGTCATGCTCTATAAGACTTTCGCGCAACCAAACCTAAACTGGTTACAGTTTACTCAGCAACTTTCCTATGCTACTGGTTTTGCATGTATTTTGTTAATGCTGCTCTCACTTCTTTTCTTTCGCCGCTTGCACCGTAATTCTTCTTCACGGTTGAGGCTTATTACTTCTCCAGTGTAA
- a CDS encoding TIGR03364 family FAD-dependent oxidoreductase has translation MKFDIAIVGAGILGSFAAYHALKSGKKVLLIEASTKPHGATVRNFGQVVPSGMNLKLWRNLGRRSLELYGELATIMPDALWQNGSLYVASSLEEANLLEEMHEINRETNYVSKLLTSTQCHKKINLLKQSYCHGGLYYPQEMSAESSLLMKYFWKLLEDTKNLHFKKASPVIAVVEVKNGVQLRCSTGESFISEQVMICCGHQLSHLFPHLLQTEQLQLSKLQMLRTQKIKGVKIPGNLLTGLTIRRYEAFKSCPNYKNLPKPHIDPSYGKFGIHLLFRQSADGSIIIGDSHEYFTAQDSGSLDYEICQEINSLMLAEAKRILNLPYLNVARIWNGYYSQESSQGVLLKSTTENIHLITGIGGKGMTTGPALMERVVKGILDKIPLDECLIDES, from the coding sequence ATGAAATTTGATATTGCCATTGTCGGTGCCGGGATATTAGGCAGTTTTGCTGCTTACCATGCACTCAAATCCGGAAAAAAAGTACTGTTAATTGAAGCCAGCACTAAGCCTCACGGAGCCACGGTACGCAATTTTGGCCAAGTAGTACCATCTGGTATGAATCTAAAACTATGGCGAAATCTGGGGCGACGATCGCTGGAACTTTATGGCGAGTTGGCGACAATAATGCCGGACGCACTCTGGCAGAATGGCTCTCTCTACGTGGCTTCTTCTTTAGAAGAGGCCAATCTACTAGAGGAAATGCATGAGATTAATCGTGAGACTAACTACGTTTCCAAGCTTCTTACCTCGACGCAGTGTCACAAGAAAATTAATTTACTAAAGCAGAGTTACTGCCATGGTGGCCTCTACTATCCACAGGAAATGAGTGCCGAAAGCTCCCTGCTAATGAAGTATTTTTGGAAACTACTTGAAGACACGAAAAATTTACATTTTAAGAAGGCATCTCCGGTAATAGCCGTAGTGGAAGTCAAAAATGGGGTCCAGCTTCGCTGCTCAACAGGTGAGTCTTTTATTTCAGAACAGGTAATGATTTGTTGTGGCCACCAACTTAGTCATTTATTTCCGCACTTATTACAAACAGAACAACTACAGCTTAGTAAATTGCAGATGTTGCGCACCCAAAAAATCAAGGGAGTCAAAATACCAGGGAACCTGCTTACAGGTCTGACAATACGCCGCTATGAAGCATTTAAAAGTTGTCCTAATTATAAAAATCTACCGAAGCCTCATATTGATCCAAGCTATGGAAAATTTGGTATCCACCTTCTGTTTCGACAATCTGCCGATGGCAGCATCATCATTGGCGATTCTCATGAGTACTTCACTGCCCAGGACTCAGGCAGTTTGGACTATGAAATATGTCAGGAAATCAACTCACTGATGTTAGCCGAAGCCAAGCGTATCCTTAATCTACCCTATTTAAATGTTGCCAGGATTTGGAATGGCTATTACAGCCAGGAAAGTAGCCAAGGCGTACTCCTAAAATCCACAACAGAAAATATTCATTTAATAACCGGTATTGGAGGAAAAGGTATGACAACCGGACCAGCATTAATGGAACGGGTGGTGAAGGGTATTTTGGACAAGATCCCTCTAGATGAGTGCTTAATCGATGAGAGCTAA
- a CDS encoding HD domain-containing protein → MRANVVDKIKQLFLQYGNLTLGEKCTQLQHATQCATLAEHSGISGEMTVAAFLHDIGHLHAIKEKIPGTDTEGYSAHDLIGADLLERWGFPNTVTKPIALHVQAKRFLMSTDNIYETRLSAASHKTLKKQGKRMTDKEKDNFLNTPFAEDALRLREWDDSGKVPGLAVAPLDHWLKICSKVLSR, encoded by the coding sequence ATGAGAGCTAATGTTGTAGATAAAATTAAACAGTTATTTTTGCAGTACGGGAATTTAACACTTGGAGAAAAATGCACGCAGCTACAGCATGCTACCCAGTGTGCCACCCTGGCGGAACACTCTGGTATCTCCGGTGAAATGACTGTTGCAGCGTTTCTTCATGATATCGGCCATCTCCACGCTATAAAGGAAAAAATACCCGGGACGGATACTGAAGGCTACAGTGCACATGACCTAATAGGTGCAGATTTACTCGAAAGGTGGGGTTTTCCCAATACAGTCACAAAGCCTATCGCCCTCCATGTTCAAGCTAAAAGATTTTTAATGAGTACAGATAACATTTATGAGACACGGCTATCCGCAGCAAGCCACAAAACCCTAAAAAAACAAGGAAAAAGAATGACAGATAAAGAAAAAGATAATTTTCTTAATACCCCATTCGCCGAGGATGCTCTACGTCTGCGCGAGTGGGATGATTCAGGAAAAGTGCCTGGTTTAGCCGTAGCTCCTTTGGATCACTGGCTAAAGATCTGCTCAAAGGTACTTAGTCGATAG
- the phnX gene encoding phosphonoacetaldehyde hydrolase, whose amino-acid sequence MEPLQLKAAILDWAGTLVDFGSRAPLQAFMQIFAEAGVTVSEEQTRIPMGTEKKEHIRQMLQQNSIQTAWQVVHGRPSQESDIDGLYRRLAPIQIQEIDRHSQIIPGADKLFVRLRERNIRIGSTTGYSRIMIEGMLVKAQQQGLEPDCVIAADEAVGARPGPAAALKNVIEMEIPSVNQCVKIDDTAAGIYEGRNAGMWTVAVVLSGNASGLSLGSWQALSEEEKRNHSIGAYQKLENCGAHYLIDDINKLEPVLVDINRRLALGQRP is encoded by the coding sequence ATGGAACCACTGCAACTTAAAGCTGCTATCCTCGACTGGGCCGGAACCTTAGTAGATTTTGGCTCCCGCGCCCCTTTACAAGCGTTTATGCAAATTTTTGCTGAGGCTGGAGTTACGGTCAGTGAAGAGCAAACCCGTATTCCAATGGGTACTGAGAAGAAAGAACATATTCGCCAGATGCTACAACAAAATTCCATTCAAACTGCCTGGCAAGTGGTTCATGGGCGCCCATCCCAGGAATCTGATATAGACGGACTATATCGCCGTCTGGCCCCGATACAGATTCAGGAAATCGATAGGCACAGCCAAATAATACCCGGAGCCGACAAACTATTTGTCCGCTTGCGTGAGCGTAATATACGTATTGGTAGCACCACAGGTTACAGTCGCATAATGATTGAAGGCATGCTTGTAAAAGCTCAACAACAAGGCCTAGAGCCCGACTGTGTTATTGCAGCAGATGAAGCTGTGGGCGCAAGACCAGGACCCGCAGCTGCATTAAAGAACGTCATTGAAATGGAAATCCCGTCTGTCAACCAATGTGTCAAGATTGATGATACCGCCGCAGGCATTTATGAGGGGCGCAATGCCGGCATGTGGACAGTTGCAGTGGTACTTTCAGGAAATGCTTCGGGATTATCCCTGGGAAGTTGGCAAGCACTCTCGGAGGAAGAAAAAAGAAATCACAGTATTGGCGCTTATCAAAAACTTGAGAATTGCGGCGCTCATTATTTGATAGACGATATCAATAAGCTTGAACCCGTACTGGTCGATATCAATCGCCGACTGGCTCTTGGACAACGCCCCTGA
- a CDS encoding UTRA domain-containing protein, with the protein MSSSYVEIKSHIQLLIGNGRLAANHKLPAERELAEQLQVTRITLRDGLNRLEGEGLVYRQNRRGWFVAPNRFVMNPTQKVNFNSMARQQGFRATTKVLGVRKLTVRHNIYSAFNATKSTRYFEIRRVRYLDQRPVMVEESYLSSECFPELSDFDLSGSITEILQDNYRVNITHERCNIQVANLELQYAEPLGIHAGAPGLRILRLRYDSAEYLIDYNIEYWLPHAIEMEVATR; encoded by the coding sequence GTGTCCTCCAGTTACGTAGAAATTAAATCACATATCCAATTGTTGATCGGTAATGGTCGCCTGGCCGCCAATCACAAGCTGCCCGCTGAGCGCGAGCTGGCGGAGCAGCTGCAAGTCACACGTATTACTTTACGAGATGGTTTAAACCGTCTTGAAGGTGAGGGACTGGTGTACCGACAAAATCGCAGAGGCTGGTTTGTTGCACCAAATCGATTTGTGATGAACCCGACACAAAAGGTAAATTTCAACTCCATGGCCCGACAACAGGGTTTTAGAGCAACCACCAAAGTACTTGGGGTCCGTAAGCTGACCGTAAGACACAATATTTATTCCGCCTTTAACGCCACTAAAAGTACCAGGTACTTTGAAATCCGAAGAGTCCGCTACCTGGACCAAAGGCCAGTTATGGTAGAAGAGAGTTATCTCTCATCAGAGTGTTTTCCTGAATTATCTGACTTCGATTTATCCGGATCTATTACCGAAATATTACAAGATAATTATAGGGTAAATATCACTCACGAGCGCTGTAATATTCAGGTTGCGAACCTGGAGTTGCAATATGCAGAGCCATTGGGTATACACGCTGGTGCTCCAGGCCTGAGAATCTTAAGACTTCGCTATGATTCTGCTGAATATCTGATTGATTACAATATTGAATACTGGCTACCCCACGCCATAGAAATGGAAGTAGCCACTAGATAG
- a CDS encoding hemopexin repeat-containing protein — protein MKTLISCLLLISFVSSNQFVFAQNNKKVLLIGVDGLQYEKLKDIDTPNYDRLILHKAYTGGISGSQSQQDTKSGPGWSTILTGVWVDKHQVTSNDSGLANAEFPSLFKRIKEADNSLWVGSISHWSPINTNFFTTDLAQANLVLSGLSDADVTTRGVQEIASGHVDFLFLHLDDPDGVGHSSCFGNHYNESIRTSDTQLGALLDAVDTRIAKGEEWLVLVTTDHGRDSRGCGHGAQTASEKTIFIGSNLPLNAEHSEFIGDIHNGDFNGIYGHAAQTSIAPTVLRFMDIELQTNWKLDGNPLIGSPGIRKMMAADNKTIKWYSTDSGPVEIHQNDQFIDVVDASSQSWTDYTEAQGVLDYVFVHNDTPVALRKSALEITAGLDWGSARAYYFRGDDQYVRYNKTLDKASSGYPRITNNSTWPGLGDYAHLIVAAFKANSDKGYFFLNDGRYLRYDLNEDRVDSGYPKLVDNNTWPGLATYATKIRAVLKWPNSKVYFFLKDGNYLRYDLEEDQLDSGYPQPINDSNWPGLGPYATEITAAHQWNAFRAYFFLKNQRYIRYSITSDQAYSGYPRTTDNETWPGLMTP, from the coding sequence ATGAAGACACTTATCTCCTGCCTGTTGTTAATTTCGTTTGTTTCCAGTAACCAATTCGTTTTTGCCCAGAATAATAAAAAGGTACTTCTAATTGGCGTTGATGGGCTCCAGTACGAAAAGCTCAAGGATATAGACACCCCCAATTATGATCGATTAATTCTACACAAGGCTTATACCGGTGGTATCAGTGGCTCTCAAAGTCAACAGGACACTAAAAGTGGCCCCGGCTGGTCCACTATCCTTACAGGAGTTTGGGTTGACAAGCACCAAGTCACGTCCAATGACTCAGGCCTGGCAAATGCAGAATTCCCCAGTTTGTTCAAACGGATAAAGGAGGCTGATAATAGCCTTTGGGTGGGCAGCATATCCCATTGGAGCCCTATAAATACCAACTTTTTTACTACCGACCTGGCACAGGCTAACCTAGTTTTAAGTGGCCTTTCCGATGCGGATGTCACCACACGCGGCGTGCAGGAAATAGCCTCAGGTCATGTGGATTTCCTTTTCCTACACCTGGATGATCCCGATGGTGTCGGTCACAGCTCCTGTTTTGGCAATCACTATAACGAAAGCATTCGCACAAGCGACACTCAGCTGGGCGCTCTGTTAGATGCCGTAGATACACGTATTGCAAAAGGTGAAGAATGGTTAGTGCTTGTAACTACAGACCACGGCCGTGATTCTCGCGGCTGCGGGCATGGGGCACAAACTGCCAGCGAGAAAACAATTTTTATTGGCAGTAATTTGCCGTTAAATGCTGAGCACAGCGAGTTTATTGGAGATATCCACAATGGAGATTTCAATGGAATTTATGGCCATGCTGCCCAAACCTCCATTGCACCAACGGTGTTGCGTTTTATGGATATTGAGCTGCAAACGAATTGGAAGCTGGATGGTAACCCACTGATTGGCAGCCCTGGAATACGTAAAATGATGGCTGCTGACAATAAGACAATTAAATGGTATTCCACAGATAGCGGACCCGTGGAGATTCACCAGAACGACCAGTTCATTGATGTCGTCGACGCTAGCTCACAAAGCTGGACCGACTATACAGAAGCACAGGGAGTCCTGGACTATGTATTCGTACATAACGATACCCCTGTTGCTTTGCGTAAATCGGCCCTGGAAATTACTGCTGGCCTGGACTGGGGCAGTGCACGTGCTTACTATTTTCGCGGTGACGATCAATATGTACGCTACAATAAAACCCTGGACAAAGCCTCTAGCGGTTATCCACGCATAACCAATAACAGTACATGGCCTGGCTTGGGCGACTATGCCCACCTGATTGTTGCTGCATTTAAAGCCAACAGTGACAAAGGCTATTTCTTCTTAAATGACGGGCGTTACCTGCGCTATGACCTCAATGAAGATCGGGTCGATTCCGGCTATCCCAAATTGGTGGACAACAATACTTGGCCTGGTTTGGCTACCTACGCGACAAAAATTCGCGCTGTCCTGAAATGGCCTAATAGCAAAGTTTATTTCTTTCTCAAAGACGGGAATTATTTACGCTATGACCTGGAAGAAGACCAACTTGACAGCGGCTACCCCCAACCTATCAATGACAGCAATTGGCCAGGACTCGGTCCTTATGCTACGGAGATTACCGCAGCCCACCAATGGAACGCATTTCGTGCATATTTTTTCCTCAAAAACCAGCGCTATATACGCTACTCCATCACATCTGATCAAGCATACAGTGGGTATCCGAGAACAACAGATAATGAAACCTGGCCAGGCTTGATGACCCCCTGA
- a CDS encoding SDR family NAD(P)-dependent oxidoreductase: MFDQPRMVLLAGASGGLARAIGAEIVRRYPDITLVTLSRGTVDRVPGHAGERRHLTVSLADEHSIRAVETFLSEFSSPPDWVINCCGLLHDEFHGPEKSLAQCEDDWLIQSMRINLLTHMHLAQALDRKLQRKQPLLWVSLSAKVGSIGDNELGGWYSYRISKASLNMLVKNLSIEWGRRLENSCVVAIHPGTTDTALSKPFQGNLAPGKLYSPALSAGRIVDVLQQLAPADSGNLFFWDGSRLPW, translated from the coding sequence ATGTTTGATCAACCAAGGATGGTATTACTGGCTGGTGCCTCGGGCGGTTTGGCTCGCGCGATCGGCGCCGAAATCGTTCGGCGCTATCCCGATATTACTTTGGTGACTTTGAGCCGTGGTACAGTAGATCGGGTACCTGGACACGCCGGCGAGCGTCGTCACCTGACAGTCTCTCTCGCGGACGAGCACTCTATCAGGGCTGTCGAGACTTTCCTTTCTGAATTTTCCTCTCCGCCTGACTGGGTAATTAACTGTTGTGGATTGTTGCACGATGAATTCCATGGCCCGGAAAAATCTCTAGCGCAATGTGAGGATGATTGGTTGATACAGTCTATGCGTATCAACCTCCTTACTCATATGCATCTGGCCCAGGCGCTGGATAGAAAATTACAACGCAAGCAGCCGCTGCTATGGGTATCCCTGTCTGCCAAGGTGGGTAGTATTGGCGATAATGAGTTGGGGGGCTGGTATAGCTATCGTATCAGCAAGGCGTCACTCAATATGTTGGTAAAAAACCTGTCTATTGAATGGGGGCGCCGATTGGAAAACAGTTGTGTGGTAGCAATTCATCCGGGCACTACGGATACAGCACTTTCCAAACCCTTCCAGGGTAATCTGGCGCCGGGAAAATTATACAGCCCGGCACTGAGTGCCGGGCGTATTGTGGATGTACTACAACAACTGGCGCCCGCCGATAGTGGTAATCTGTTTTTTTGGGATGGTAGCCGTTTGCCCTGGTAG